The sequence below is a genomic window from Setaria italica strain Yugu1 chromosome IV, Setaria_italica_v2.0, whole genome shotgun sequence.
AGACAGCAAGGAATGGAACATAACCCTGCCCATCGTTTCCGAGTGATACAACTTGCCTTGGTTCACCAGCGTCCAGTGTGGGTCACCGGGTTTGGCAACGATGATGCAGGATTGATCGTCCCTCATGCAGAGCACCAGGGTGGGCGGGGAGGTGGATTCATCCAAGCAGGCACCGTTGATCGAGTGGCCGTTGAGGCTATTGGGACTCCGGAAAAACATGGAGAAGTGGTACGCCATCACCGGTGGCACGGTTGCCATGatggaggagatggagatggcggGGAACTCAGTGACGGCGTTGTTCAGAGGGTCCAGGAGGCAGATGGCCTTTGTGATCCTGTggaagaggacgaggaggccaTCGACGGCGCCCAGGTGGCAGTGGGTCGTGAGCGCCGGGAGGTTGACGCTGAGGGAGGCCGCGGTGGCCATGTTGATGACGCGTCGGCGCGGCCCGGCGTCGGGGCTGATGGTGAGCACCACCCAGTTGCGGGGCCGGAAGCGCCTGTCCAGGGCGCCACGAGCACGCAGGTCCGCGGTGTGGTCGCGCCACGGCCTGCACACAGCGCGGAAGCGGTAATACTCCGACACGTCGTCGGAGAGCAACCGGCCGGCGATGTCCTCGACTAGCTCAGAAGTCAGGTTGGCCCAGTCCCTCCATTCCTGACGACCGGCGGCCAGATCCTGGACAAACGCTTCACTGTTCGTCCCCGAGCGCTCGGAAGATTCGGCTatgaggcgccgccgccgcgctcgtgtCATCAGCGCCTCAGATCCGTGGGTGCTGAATGAGTGATGCAGTTGTTGAACAAAAGCTCCGTGGGAGATGGATCCCATGGGGGAATCGGCAAAGCAGTTTTAGCCCCTGTATTGAGGAAATTTGTTGTGGTTTTCATCGATGATGTTGTAATCTATAGCAAGACATGGGCAGAACACTTACAACATATCAATCAGGTCTTTTCCTTGCTTCATCAGCATCAGTGGGCGGTCCGACCGTGAGGAAGGCAGTGAGCTGcccttctcttttcttcccGCCGTCTTTATCTTTGTTGCTTCGGGCTTCTTCTCCTTTGCGTCTTGGAATCCTAGCTCGACTTCTAGGTTGTCAACACTTCTTATAAAGTCTCCGGCTCCGCGACCGTGCCTTCATCATCTTGCCTGTGATAGATCTGGATGAACACAGATCCTTGGCCTGCTAGCTAACTAAACCTGGGGAGCTTAGCCTGCATACCGCAAAAAAATGTATTTAGTTGATTGGTTTGCCTGGAATAAAATCACCCCATCTTTACGGTGGTGAGTTTACCTCTTTGAGACATTTCGTCGAACAGATTAGCACGAGGACGTCGTAGCGGGTGCAgaggcggcgacgtcgtcgcGGGTGCAGAGGCGGCGACGTCGTCACAGGAAGGGATGACGAGCCAACAACGCTTTTGACCAATGTTTTAAATCGCCGGCTATGCCTCTTAGCTGCTGGCCTTCTGAACAGCTAAGGG
It includes:
- the LOC101759482 gene encoding uncharacterized protein LOC101759482, with the translated sequence MGSISHGAFVQQLHHSFSTHGSEALMTRARRRRLIAESSERSGTNSEAFVQDLAAGRQEWRDWANLTSELVEDIAGRLLSDDVSEYYRFRAVCRPWRDHTADLRARGALDRRFRPRNWVVLTISPDAGPRRRVINMATAASLSVNLPALTTHCHLGAVDGLLVLFHRITKAICLLDPLNNAVTEFPAISISSIMATVPPVMAYHFSMFFRSPNSLNGHSINGACLDESTSPPTLVLCMRDDQSCIIVAKPGDPHWTLVNQGKLYHSETMGRVMFHSLLSQGGRCYVASLEGSIFLVELGPLPQLVKIIDQHQHATRDAILYIRIISYLVGGSNGRMLLVRYWRNVEHFGGRGAYNQTQLFTVGGVTGRIEVSEVDIAGRTLIPVRSLGHYAAFVGMTHCMLVSTKTFPSIVADAIYLGYSYQLSRKFSIYYLKTRRAEPPHEFVLDENQRVVPCARPCNLDQYLVCYVDRKHRLSGPCINHVGHYFLRHSISD